From the genome of Chloroflexota bacterium, one region includes:
- the tilS gene encoding tRNA lysidine(34) synthetase TilS, protein MLLAPVRAFARKHSLFASKQRLIIGVSGGPDSLVLLHLLTRLRAEFELDLHVAHLHHGLRPEADDDAGFVMEIAKAWDVPCTVERAGVAALAKEKHLSVEEAGRLARYSFFARLGSTAAVAHNADDQAETVLMHLLRGSGLSGLRGMLPKASNQWAVNSEQVIVRPLLGTTRAEIEAYAAAHDLKPRLDSTNADRKYYRNRLRHELLPLLETYNPNIRQVLRRTAEVAAGDYELVCGLVEQVWADTLLPSPGPTVTFDLARWRALSLPLQRALLREAINRLRPGLRDVDFTPIENAIAWAQTAESGHTADLLGGLCLKIVGPTLIVGEWQRRLEIGGLDASRGDYEVPLAIPGVTRFLDWQFTTEIVAASNPVPDRWTAFLPLPQLPDYPTTRPFDHLTIRARRPGDRFQPLGMNGHSMKLSDFMINQKIPVTERDRWPLLVSGETVLWVCGHRVSELVRAEANRWLRVTAIRQT, encoded by the coding sequence ATGCTTCTCGCCCCGGTTCGCGCATTTGCGCGGAAACATAGTCTGTTTGCTTCAAAACAGCGGCTGATCATCGGCGTTTCGGGCGGACCAGACAGCCTGGTTCTGCTTCATTTGCTCACCCGCCTGCGCGCCGAGTTTGAATTGGACTTGCACGTTGCCCATTTGCATCATGGCCTGCGCCCGGAGGCTGACGACGATGCTGGATTTGTGATGGAGATTGCGAAAGCGTGGGACGTGCCCTGCACGGTTGAACGCGCCGGTGTGGCCGCCCTGGCTAAAGAGAAGCATTTATCTGTAGAAGAAGCCGGGCGGCTGGCCCGCTACTCGTTCTTTGCCCGGCTGGGGTCAACTGCTGCCGTGGCCCACAACGCCGACGACCAGGCCGAGACGGTGCTGATGCACTTGTTGAGAGGCTCAGGGTTGTCTGGGTTGCGGGGGATGTTGCCGAAGGCCAGTAATCAGTGGGCGGTGAACAGTGAACAGGTGATTGTTCGGCCATTGCTTGGCACAACGCGAGCCGAGATAGAAGCCTACGCCGCCGCGCACGACCTCAAGCCCCGGCTTGACTCGACCAACGCCGATCGCAAGTATTATCGCAACCGCCTGCGCCACGAACTGTTGCCACTCCTCGAAACCTACAACCCCAACATTCGCCAGGTTTTGCGCCGCACGGCGGAAGTAGCCGCCGGAGATTATGAACTTGTGTGTGGTCTTGTCGAGCAGGTTTGGGCTGATACTTTGCTCCCGTCGCCTGGCCCCACCGTCACCTTTGACCTCGCTCGCTGGCGCGCTCTTTCGCTTCCGCTGCAACGCGCGCTTTTGCGCGAAGCTATTAATCGTCTGCGTCCTGGCTTGCGCGACGTGGATTTCACACCGATCGAGAACGCCATTGCCTGGGCGCAAACCGCCGAGTCCGGCCACACCGCCGATTTGCTGGGCGGGCTGTGTCTGAAGATTGTGGGGCCGACTCTGATCGTGGGCGAGTGGCAGAGGAGATTAGAGATTGGAGGATTAGACGCTTCGCGTGGAGATTACGAAGTGCCATTGGCGATTCCTGGCGTGACCCGATTTCTCGACTGGCAGTTCACTACTGAAATTGTCGCCGCCTCTAACCCCGTCCCTGACCGTTGGACTGCCTTTCTCCCACTTCCACAGCTACCTGACTATCCGACCACCCGACCCTTCGACCATCTGACTATCCGCGCCCGCCGCCCCGGCGACCGTTTTCAGCCGCTCGGCATGAACGGCCACTCGATGAAACTATCCGACTTTATGATCAACCAGAAGATTCCGGTGACCGAGCGCGACCGTTGGCCGCTCCTTGTCAGCGGCGAGACGGTGTTGTGGGTGTGCGGGCATCGTGTCTCGGAGTTGGTGCGGGCTGAGGCTAATCGCTGGCTGAGGGTTACGGCGATTCGGCAAACGTAA
- a CDS encoding GAF domain-containing protein: protein MPYLDLIQMAALYDTGEALHASLELAEVLNQAATLGGRLMRARQCALFLFGERDTGLRFHATPELPPGAEAIFAPLLDELKQTGQMVNILNGQADSRWAALEVGPILIAPLRANDKMLGALYAGKAVDGQPFTEGDLNLLEAFAAQAARAIGNAQLYSLLPHLRTR from the coding sequence ATGCCATACCTTGATCTGATTCAAATGGCCGCCCTCTACGATACCGGCGAAGCGCTTCACGCTTCGCTGGAACTGGCTGAGGTGTTGAATCAGGCCGCGACGCTCGGCGGGCGCCTGATGCGCGCCCGCCAATGCGCCCTCTTCCTTTTCGGTGAGCGCGACACAGGTTTGCGTTTTCACGCTACCCCTGAACTGCCGCCGGGGGCTGAAGCGATATTCGCGCCTTTACTGGACGAGTTGAAGCAAACCGGGCAGATGGTGAACATTCTCAACGGTCAGGCCGACTCTCGTTGGGCGGCGCTGGAAGTCGGCCCGATCCTGATCGCGCCTCTGCGGGCAAACGACAAAATGCTCGGCGCTTTGTATGCAGGCAAAGCCGTTGACGGGCAACCCTTCACCGAGGGCGATTTGAATTTATTGGAGGCCTTTGCGGCGCAGGCGGCGAGGGCGATCGGGAATGCTCAACTATATTCTCTTCTCCCTCATCTCAGGACGCGGTGA
- a CDS encoding GNAT family N-acetyltransferase — MESLFTIVDLELGDTEAVEQAAALLVEGFREHWPDAWPDLVSALKEVRQMLAEDRICRVALDKEGNVLGWIGGIPEYDGNVWELHPLVVKPDEQQQGIGRALVQDFETQVRQRGGLTITLGSDDEDNMTSLANADLYKNTWEHIANIRNFKGHPYEFYQKMGYTITGVVPDANGLGKPDILMAKRIGR, encoded by the coding sequence ATGGAATCTCTTTTTACAATTGTTGATCTTGAACTTGGCGACACGGAAGCCGTCGAGCAAGCCGCCGCCCTGCTCGTCGAAGGCTTCCGCGAGCACTGGCCGGACGCCTGGCCCGACCTGGTCTCGGCGCTGAAAGAGGTGCGCCAGATGTTGGCTGAGGATCGCATTTGTCGAGTCGCGCTGGACAAGGAAGGCAACGTCCTCGGCTGGATCGGCGGCATCCCCGAATACGACGGCAACGTCTGGGAGCTTCACCCGCTGGTCGTCAAACCCGACGAGCAACAACAAGGCATCGGGCGGGCGCTGGTGCAGGATTTTGAAACGCAGGTGCGCCAGCGCGGCGGCCTCACTATCACCCTCGGCTCCGACGACGAAGACAACATGACTTCGCTCGCCAACGCCGACCTTTATAAGAACACCTGGGAGCACATCGCGAACATCCGCAACTTCAAGGGCCACCCTTACGAGTTCTACCAAAAGATGGGCTACACCATCACCGGCGTGGTTCCCGATGCCAACGGCCTCGGCAAGCCGGATATTTTGATGGCGAAGAGAATCGGAAGGTAA
- a CDS encoding HAD family hydrolase, with the protein MTLDKLGIGSPQLVIFDKDGTLIDFHAMWGRWLVEVAERLEAALGAPVADRLYQMMKYDPVSGKVSDGPLAGTTMESIRRLTAATLHDSGLAAEAVEAALQVAWHLPNPVALAQPLTHLPTLFGQLHERGAKVAVATIDDREPTQATFAGLGVASMIEAMACADDGLPLKPAPDMILFICRKLNISPAQTVMVGDSTQDLKMARAAGVGLAVGVSSGVTPAETLSPLADIVLPSIAELV; encoded by the coding sequence ATGACGCTCGACAAGCTCGGCATCGGTTCACCGCAACTTGTGATCTTCGACAAAGACGGCACGCTGATTGATTTCCACGCCATGTGGGGCCGCTGGCTGGTGGAGGTGGCCGAGCGACTCGAAGCGGCGCTGGGCGCGCCGGTGGCTGATCGTTTGTATCAGATGATGAAGTACGATCCGGTTTCGGGGAAAGTGTCGGACGGGCCGCTGGCCGGGACGACGATGGAAAGCATTCGCCGGTTGACGGCGGCCACGCTTCACGACTCCGGTTTGGCCGCCGAGGCAGTGGAGGCCGCTTTGCAAGTTGCCTGGCACTTGCCCAACCCGGTAGCGCTCGCTCAACCCCTCACTCACCTGCCGACGCTGTTCGGCCAATTGCATGAGCGCGGCGCAAAAGTTGCGGTAGCCACGATTGACGATCGCGAACCTACGCAGGCCACGTTTGCCGGTTTGGGCGTCGCTTCGATGATTGAAGCAATGGCCTGCGCCGACGACGGCCTGCCCCTCAAACCCGCGCCGGACATGATCTTGTTCATCTGCCGGAAGCTGAACATCTCACCCGCGCAAACAGTCATGGTCGGCGACTCGACTCAGGATTTGAAGATGGCGCGAGCGGCCGGAGTCGGGCTGGCCGTCGGCGTCAGTTCGGGCGTGACCCCTGCCGAGACTCTGTCCCCGCTGGCCGACATTGTTTTACCCTCGATTGCTGAACTTGTGTAG
- a CDS encoding C39 family peptidase has product MNTRQIVLLEILFLANLAVFASLGVIALGEGWIQMPGALSHNNPDTVLIVVMRATESALPALTVSPTLLPTFALLPARTLIPTNTPTPVSLGRLPQPTSAPTANAQGVLLDIIGHPQSLPLSCESRSAADWAGYFGAAIDELEFFGRLPVSDNPDVGFAGDVNGKWGNIPPNAYGVHAGPVAALLQDYGLSAEARRDLTWDNLRAELDAGRPVMVWVTGHVSSGAAVEYVATDGQTVVVAPFEHTVIVVGYTTDSVSVLDGSRIYLRSLEKFLDSWAVLGNMAIVAGP; this is encoded by the coding sequence ATGAACACGCGGCAGATTGTTTTGTTGGAGATTTTGTTTCTGGCGAATCTGGCGGTCTTTGCCTCACTGGGCGTGATTGCGCTTGGCGAAGGTTGGATACAGATGCCGGGCGCATTATCTCACAACAACCCGGACACAGTTTTGATTGTGGTGATGAGAGCAACTGAGTCGGCGCTTCCCGCTTTGACGGTTTCGCCGACTCTGCTCCCGACCTTTGCTCTGCTTCCGGCCCGGACTCTGATTCCAACCAATACGCCGACTCCGGTTTCACTGGGCCGTCTGCCTCAACCCACGTCTGCGCCAACCGCAAACGCTCAAGGCGTTCTGCTCGACATTATCGGCCACCCGCAATCATTGCCGCTCTCGTGCGAGTCGCGCTCGGCGGCAGACTGGGCCGGCTACTTTGGCGCGGCGATTGACGAGCTGGAGTTCTTTGGCCGCCTGCCGGTCTCGGATAACCCCGACGTTGGATTCGCCGGTGACGTGAATGGAAAATGGGGTAATATACCGCCCAATGCTTACGGCGTTCACGCCGGGCCGGTGGCGGCGCTTTTGCAGGATTACGGATTGAGCGCCGAAGCCCGCCGTGATCTGACATGGGATAACTTGCGCGCCGAGCTGGACGCCGGGCGGCCCGTCATGGTCTGGGTCACCGGCCACGTGTCGAGCGGCGCGGCGGTTGAATATGTGGCAACCGACGGCCAGACCGTCGTCGTTGCGCCTTTCGAGCACACCGTCATCGTCGTCGGCTACACGACTGACAGTGTGAGCGTGCTTGATGGCAGTCGAATTTATCTGCGCTCGCTGGAAAAGTTTTTAGACTCGTGGGCGGTGCTGGGAAATATGGCAATCGTTGCCGGACCATAA
- a CDS encoding trimethylamine methyltransferase family protein, which translates to MTVEARRARRESRRPGSAARPAGVKPLLSKLPLTEVLSPEGVEMIHQASMRLLKEVGILIVDYPSAAETFKQNGATVEWVEKDVTYPNGDTTQVKGHLVRLDEATLMNFIKQAPSTFTLLARNPANNLAVGGRHTIFAPVYGPPFVGSLDWGRRQATIEDFRNFAKLTYMAEHLHHNGGTLVEPNDIDVRERHLDMLMAHITLSDKAFMGSVTHADNARDTVTMSRILFGEEAMSQNPATLSLVNASSPMRFDDRMFGALEVYARARQAVLVTPFLIAGAMSPSTMAATLAQQNAEALFGICYAQMLNPGTPCIYGSFLANIDMRSGAPCFGTPENALALFGGAQMARRYKLPYRSGGNFTASRIPDAQSGYESASTIWPTVQAGVNFVLHAAGWLEGGLISGYEKFVIDLEMCAMMARFVNGVGLSEEDFAWDAYGEVPPGGHFLGASHTMRHYDTAFYQHRVFNMDNYEKWEAEGSHDTYQKANTVWKQMLKEYQQPALDPAILEELNAFVEGRRVELKDRKPRTEWKL; encoded by the coding sequence ATGACTGTAGAAGCTCGCCGCGCTCGCCGTGAGTCGCGCCGCCCCGGATCCGCCGCTCGCCCTGCCGGGGTCAAACCCTTGCTCAGTAAACTGCCGCTCACCGAGGTGCTCTCGCCCGAAGGCGTGGAGATGATCCATCAGGCCTCCATGCGCCTGCTCAAGGAAGTCGGCATTTTGATTGTGGATTACCCGTCCGCCGCCGAAACCTTCAAGCAGAACGGAGCAACGGTGGAATGGGTGGAGAAAGATGTAACGTACCCGAACGGCGACACGACTCAGGTGAAGGGACATTTGGTGCGGCTCGACGAAGCGACACTGATGAACTTCATCAAGCAAGCGCCGTCAACCTTCACCCTGCTGGCGCGCAACCCGGCCAACAACCTGGCTGTGGGCGGGCGGCACACAATTTTTGCGCCCGTCTACGGCCCGCCCTTCGTGGGCAGTTTGGATTGGGGCCGCCGCCAGGCTACCATCGAAGACTTCCGTAACTTTGCCAAACTGACGTACATGGCCGAGCACTTGCACCACAACGGCGGCACGCTGGTGGAACCGAACGATATTGACGTGCGTGAACGCCATCTCGATATGTTGATGGCCCACATCACCCTGAGCGACAAGGCCTTCATGGGAAGCGTCACCCACGCCGACAACGCCCGCGACACGGTGACGATGTCCCGGATTCTGTTTGGCGAAGAGGCCATGAGCCAGAACCCGGCCACCCTGTCGCTCGTCAACGCCTCGAGTCCCATGCGCTTCGACGACCGCATGTTTGGCGCGCTGGAAGTTTACGCGCGGGCCAGGCAGGCGGTGCTGGTCACGCCGTTCCTCATCGCCGGCGCAATGTCGCCCAGCACCATGGCCGCCACCCTGGCCCAGCAAAACGCCGAGGCCCTGTTCGGCATTTGCTATGCCCAGATGCTCAACCCCGGCACGCCGTGCATTTATGGCTCGTTCTTAGCCAACATTGACATGCGGAGCGGCGCGCCCTGCTTTGGCACGCCCGAAAATGCGCTGGCGCTTTTCGGCGGGGCGCAAATGGCCCGGCGCTACAAATTGCCGTATCGCTCCGGCGGCAACTTCACCGCCTCACGCATTCCAGACGCGCAGTCGGGCTACGAGTCGGCCAGCACCATCTGGCCCACCGTGCAGGCGGGCGTCAACTTTGTTCTGCACGCCGCGGGCTGGCTGGAGGGCGGCTTGATCTCCGGCTACGAAAAATTTGTGATCGATCTTGAGATGTGCGCGATGATGGCCCGTTTTGTGAATGGCGTCGGCCTGAGCGAAGAAGACTTTGCCTGGGACGCTTACGGCGAAGTTCCGCCCGGCGGCCACTTTCTGGGCGCGTCTCACACCATGCGCCACTACGATACTGCCTTTTATCAGCACCGCGTCTTCAACATGGACAACTACGAGAAGTGGGAGGCCGAAGGGAGCCACGACACTTACCAAAAGGCCAACACCGTCTGGAAGCAGATGCTCAAGGAGTATCAACAGCCCGCGCTCGACCCGGCGATTTTGGAGGAGTTAAATGCCTTTGTCGAAGGCCGCCGGGTTGAACTGAAAGACCGTAAGCCGAGGACGGAGTGGAAATTGTAA
- a CDS encoding nucleotidyltransferase domain-containing protein produces the protein MTVRATNSPVDYYQERRQRAEAIINILKLGLELAVSRFPVEIAYLHGSVARGTPLSDSDVDLALVLNESLPPMEQLQLEFEIQDAIVEACKLKAIDVRVINRAPLSVQGEIVQEGKCLYVRNREFKADFESLTRRKYFDFKPNMERMQKAFLQHIRRRGLSHG, from the coding sequence ATGACTGTTCGAGCGACAAATTCACCAGTAGATTACTACCAAGAACGCCGTCAGCGAGCCGAAGCGATTATTAATATATTGAAGCTTGGGCTTGAATTGGCGGTGTCGCGATTCCCGGTCGAAATCGCTTATCTTCACGGGTCGGTTGCGCGTGGCACGCCGCTCTCAGATAGCGACGTAGATTTGGCGTTAGTGTTGAACGAGTCGCTGCCGCCGATGGAACAGTTGCAATTGGAGTTTGAGATTCAAGATGCGATTGTAGAAGCCTGCAAACTAAAGGCTATTGATGTGCGCGTTATCAATCGGGCGCCCTTAAGCGTGCAAGGCGAAATCGTGCAGGAAGGGAAATGTCTTTACGTCCGCAACCGGGAATTCAAGGCGGATTTTGAGTCGCTGACACGGCGGAAGTATTTCGATTTCAAACCTAATATGGAGCGGATGCAAAAAGCATTTCTGCAACACATCCGCCGGAGAGGACTATCACATGGTTAA
- a CDS encoding DUF86 domain-containing protein: protein MVKPGKVLSMLNNLRDSREKLGRLAEFSETDFLADFTKVESAKHLLQVSVEACLDIAHHIVADDGYRTPQDSFDTFVVLNEEKILPDDFLPILRQMTSFRNRVVHLYWDVDDQIVYQTAQHRLVDLDRFAQLISDYLSREGPG, encoded by the coding sequence ATGGTTAAACCTGGTAAAGTCCTCTCCATGCTGAATAACTTGCGCGACTCTCGCGAGAAGTTGGGGCGCCTGGCTGAGTTCTCAGAAACCGATTTTCTTGCCGACTTCACAAAGGTTGAGAGCGCCAAGCATCTTTTGCAAGTCTCGGTTGAAGCCTGCCTCGACATCGCCCATCACATTGTTGCCGATGACGGCTATCGCACACCACAAGACAGTTTCGACACGTTTGTTGTGCTCAATGAGGAGAAAATTCTGCCGGATGACTTTCTGCCAATCCTGCGTCAAATGACGAGCTTTCGTAATCGTGTTGTTCATCTGTATTGGGATGTGGACGATCAGATCGTTTACCAGACGGCGCAACACCGCTTGGTGGATTTGGATCGGTTTGCCCAGTTAATTTCTGATTATCTTTCCCGCGAAGGCCCGGGGTGA
- a CDS encoding DsbA family protein, with amino-acid sequence MAESGLDSLTKTREVAIEWKAYELRPGGKFPGTPEQEARYRAMVRERHGQMTAYAREHFGLEMGEPPLGVNSRPALEGERYAREHGKGAEYHHACFVAHWREERRLDDMDMLTSIARSLGLNGDEFREAVTSGKYHEEVEADLQLAYEYGINGVPAFIFGNRYLVSGARPAEFLEQVVDKCVEEGLVE; translated from the coding sequence ATGGCCGAGTCCGGTCTGGACTCGTTGACGAAGACCCGCGAGGTGGCGATTGAGTGGAAGGCTTACGAGCTTCGGCCCGGCGGCAAGTTCCCCGGCACGCCGGAGCAGGAGGCGCGTTATCGGGCGATGGTTCGCGAGCGGCACGGGCAGATGACGGCTTATGCCCGCGAACACTTTGGCCTTGAGATGGGTGAGCCGCCATTAGGCGTCAACTCGCGCCCGGCGTTGGAAGGCGAGCGCTATGCTCGCGAGCACGGCAAGGGCGCAGAGTATCATCACGCCTGCTTCGTCGCCCACTGGCGTGAAGAGCGACGGCTCGACGACATGGATATGCTGACCAGCATCGCCCGATCACTTGGCTTGAACGGCGATGAGTTTCGCGAGGCGGTGACGAGCGGCAAGTATCATGAAGAAGTGGAAGCCGACTTGCAACTGGCTTACGAGTACGGGATTAACGGGGTTCCCGCCTTTATCTTCGGCAACCGCTATCTTGTCTCCGGGGCGCGCCCGGCGGAGTTTTTAGAGCAGGTGGTGGATAAGTGTGTTGAAGAAGGGCTGGTGGAATGA
- a CDS encoding trimethylamine methyltransferase family protein codes for MSQRRHSRRPAMIMADPLPDLPHLQPKLTMLSQDDCRRIHQASCKILGETGVTVYHQAARELLVEAGATAAGELVKIAPDLIETALKSVPNTFNLYKRGGDEVAVKLDGREVYFGPGSDTLRYLDPRSGERRDYQTADIADCMRLCDALPEIGFVMSVGIPRNVPTNIYYRHQFATMIRNTAKPIVFVCNDRADIEAVGAMAAAVAGGMDRLSRHPTLLLYSEPTTPLSHSGEAVDKLLYCAEHTIPVTHSPAPMMGGTAPVTIAGAVAIGNAEMLSGLVIHQLKNPGAPFLYGHGVHHLDMKEMISVYGAPEFQLARVMAAEMGRFYHLPVWGYTGHSDSKVVDGQAAADAQFSALVALLAKTNLNHDVGYLESGLAASPEYMVLTNEIISQSRRFAQGVRVDDEALAVKVIDEVGPGGEFMSHDHTLAHWRELWLPQLFDRQRLDSWREHGSKNINARLREATVSLMDTHKVESLPASVDSEIDYILRQGGRR; via the coding sequence ATGAGCCAACGCCGTCACTCGCGCCGACCCGCCATGATCATGGCTGACCCGTTGCCCGACCTGCCGCACCTTCAGCCAAAGCTGACGATGTTGAGCCAGGACGACTGCCGGCGAATTCATCAGGCGTCGTGCAAAATACTTGGCGAGACCGGGGTGACGGTCTATCACCAAGCCGCCCGTGAGTTGTTGGTCGAGGCAGGCGCAACTGCCGCCGGCGAGTTGGTGAAGATTGCGCCCGACCTGATCGAGACGGCCTTGAAGTCAGTCCCAAACACATTCAATTTATACAAACGCGGCGGCGACGAAGTCGCCGTCAAGCTGGATGGCAGGGAAGTCTACTTCGGCCCAGGCTCGGACACACTGCGCTATCTCGATCCGCGCTCCGGCGAACGGCGGGATTATCAAACCGCCGACATTGCCGATTGCATGCGCCTGTGCGACGCCCTGCCTGAAATCGGTTTTGTCATGTCGGTCGGCATCCCGCGCAATGTGCCGACCAACATCTATTACCGGCATCAGTTTGCGACGATGATCCGCAACACAGCCAAGCCGATTGTGTTCGTGTGCAACGACCGGGCTGACATTGAGGCGGTTGGCGCAATGGCCGCCGCCGTGGCCGGCGGCATGGATCGATTGAGCCGCCACCCGACCCTCCTGCTGTATTCTGAACCCACCACGCCGCTCTCGCATTCCGGCGAAGCGGTGGACAAACTTCTGTATTGCGCCGAACACACTATCCCGGTCACGCATTCGCCCGCGCCGATGATGGGCGGCACGGCTCCGGTGACGATTGCCGGAGCGGTGGCGATTGGCAATGCCGAGATGTTGAGCGGGCTGGTGATACATCAACTCAAGAATCCCGGCGCGCCTTTCCTCTACGGCCACGGAGTCCATCACCTTGATATGAAAGAGATGATCAGCGTTTACGGCGCGCCCGAGTTTCAACTGGCGCGGGTGATGGCCGCCGAGATGGGCCGCTTCTATCATCTGCCGGTGTGGGGCTACACCGGCCACAGCGACAGCAAGGTGGTGGACGGGCAGGCCGCCGCCGACGCCCAGTTTTCGGCGCTGGTGGCTTTGCTGGCGAAGACAAACTTGAATCACGATGTGGGTTACCTGGAAAGCGGCCTTGCTGCGTCACCTGAGTACATGGTGCTGACCAACGAAATCATCTCTCAGAGCCGGAGATTCGCTCAGGGTGTGCGAGTGGATGACGAAGCTCTGGCAGTGAAAGTGATTGACGAAGTCGGGCCGGGTGGTGAGTTCATGAGCCACGATCACACTCTGGCTCACTGGCGCGAACTTTGGCTGCCGCAACTCTTCGACCGCCAGCGGCTCGACTCGTGGCGGGAACACGGCTCGAAGAATATCAACGCCCGGCTTCGGGAAGCAACAGTGTCGCTGATGGACACCCACAAAGTCGAGTCGCTCCCGGCCTCGGTTGACAGTGAGATTGACTATATCTTGAGACAAGGAGGGCGGCGATGA